Proteins encoded by one window of Sporocytophaga myxococcoides:
- a CDS encoding TrmH family RNA methyltransferase: MISRNKQKLIKSLQIKKYRKLHQMFLVEGAINVKELLDSDFKIEHLFVTRHFFEENEVILKSSCVDYEYADEKELSEAGTLESNNAALAIVKMKEERPLNANKGEFILVLDEVRDPGNLGTLIRIADWYGISKIICSEQCAERYNPKVISATKGSFIRVDMYYCNLQIYLKELNNAGVKVFGAFLNGDNIHKINFPETGAILLGNEASGINKELEEYVTDKITIPRFGGAESLNVAVASAVILDNVRRRKS, translated from the coding sequence ATGATTTCCAGAAATAAACAAAAACTTATCAAATCTTTACAAATTAAGAAATACCGTAAACTGCACCAAATGTTTTTGGTTGAAGGTGCTATAAATGTGAAGGAATTATTAGACTCTGACTTTAAGATTGAGCATCTTTTTGTTACGCGCCATTTTTTTGAAGAAAATGAAGTTATCTTAAAATCTTCTTGTGTCGACTATGAATATGCTGATGAGAAAGAGTTGAGCGAAGCCGGTACACTGGAAAGTAATAATGCTGCATTAGCTATTGTGAAAATGAAAGAGGAGAGGCCGTTGAATGCAAATAAAGGAGAGTTTATACTTGTACTGGATGAGGTTAGAGATCCCGGAAATCTTGGTACTTTGATTCGAATTGCAGACTGGTATGGGATTTCAAAAATAATTTGCAGCGAACAATGTGCGGAACGTTATAATCCTAAAGTTATTTCCGCTACAAAAGGATCATTTATTCGTGTAGATATGTACTACTGTAATCTGCAAATCTATCTTAAAGAATTAAATAATGCTGGCGTGAAAGTTTTTGGTGCGTTCCTCAATGGTGATAACATTCATAAAATAAATTTTCCTGAAACAGGTGCAATACTATTAGGGAATGAAGCTTCAGGTATAAACAAGGAACTCGAGGAGTATGTAACAGATAAGATTACAATCCCTCGGTTTGGTGGCGCGGAATCTTTAAATGTTGCAGTCGCAAGTGCAGTTATTCTTGATAATGTAAGAAGAAGGAAATCTTAA
- the tamL gene encoding translocation and assembly module lipoprotein TamL — MPNFKSIYYILFIGSTLFFTFACSPTKQLKENEYLLYRQTIKGNKKIPYDDLSVYYKQIPNRKFLGTTPYVAIYYFGKRNYDSLKIANKRDSVEKKFDKKIEATQKPKKRRRLEDRKEKRLEVLNKNLKEGNWLMRVPGEPPIIYDSAQMNLTEKQMRYYLHSQGYFLSDITSKVDTSGKKISIVYKIHEGDYYKIKSIKYSIKDNKIDSLVKASLKDSPLKVNNRYKESDVSDERERLTKLLKDNGYFDFSRQYIFFKLDSTIGKKMIAMEILIQNPSGKDSHDQFTISQIYFNTDISSRKEKTRDTVEYRGIHYIFYDKRFSKKLLNSKMSFHPGDLYNQSKIQITQRQLGSMDMYRFVNINFEKNKDSAQTLTAFINTSPLQKYQLTQEYGVNVGQALVPGPFGNITIRARNFLKGYEVYETSFRYSIDGQYGFSDSTGVFKTQEYGVNTSVSFPQIFIPTQLRFKFKEYAPRTKLLTGYNFVMRPEYTRQTIRGALTYSWMPSIFKQYNVSPIDINIINSVKSTNFTNYLAKLDSSGNKLSVSFRPAFVTSFNAYFVYNNSEFGKIKKSKYFKPFVEIGGLIPALLRQTDSTLFGLQYFEFIRLNSDLRFYRPVGKTNVIATRINAGIARPFGNSAKNGNFVLPYEKYFFAGGSNSIRAWRPRRLGPGSYKDPINGYKFEQPGEILLEASLEYRFNIFSFFDGAVFADAGNTWTFNYDETRPGSQFKFDSFYKQIALCIGYGIRLNFSFLILRFDIGSKIYDPGEPEGKRFIAQKLIKYPPFGIASQTALNIGIGYPF; from the coding sequence GTGCCGAATTTTAAGTCAATATATTATATTTTATTCATAGGAAGTACGCTTTTTTTTACCTTCGCCTGCTCACCGACAAAGCAACTTAAAGAAAACGAGTACCTTCTGTACAGACAGACCATTAAAGGAAACAAAAAAATTCCTTATGATGACCTCTCTGTCTACTATAAACAAATTCCTAACAGGAAATTTTTAGGCACAACGCCCTATGTTGCTATATACTATTTTGGAAAAAGAAATTATGACTCTTTAAAAATTGCTAACAAAAGAGATTCTGTTGAAAAAAAATTCGACAAAAAAATAGAAGCCACTCAAAAACCTAAAAAACGCAGAAGACTGGAAGACAGAAAAGAGAAACGACTTGAGGTTTTAAATAAAAATTTAAAAGAAGGCAACTGGCTCATGAGAGTTCCAGGTGAGCCCCCCATAATTTACGATTCCGCCCAAATGAATCTGACAGAAAAACAAATGAGATACTATCTTCATTCTCAAGGTTATTTTCTTTCAGATATAACTTCAAAGGTGGACACTTCGGGTAAAAAAATTTCCATCGTATACAAAATCCATGAAGGTGATTACTACAAGATAAAATCTATAAAATATTCAATAAAAGATAATAAGATAGACAGCCTGGTTAAAGCAAGCCTTAAAGATTCTCCATTGAAAGTGAATAACAGATATAAAGAATCTGATGTTTCCGATGAAAGAGAAAGACTTACAAAATTACTTAAAGACAATGGGTACTTCGATTTCAGCCGACAATATATATTCTTTAAATTAGATAGTACTATCGGCAAAAAAATGATAGCAATGGAAATCCTGATCCAAAACCCTTCAGGAAAGGATTCTCATGATCAATTTACAATCTCCCAGATCTATTTTAATACTGACATATCCTCTAGGAAGGAGAAAACAAGGGACACTGTTGAATACAGAGGAATCCATTATATATTTTATGACAAGCGTTTTTCTAAAAAGCTACTGAATTCCAAAATGAGTTTTCACCCTGGTGATCTTTACAACCAGAGCAAAATCCAGATAACACAGAGACAGTTGGGAAGTATGGATATGTATAGGTTTGTTAATATAAACTTTGAAAAAAATAAAGATTCGGCTCAAACGCTTACTGCTTTTATAAATACCAGCCCTCTGCAAAAATATCAGCTAACGCAAGAATATGGAGTGAATGTTGGGCAGGCCCTGGTTCCGGGTCCTTTCGGAAACATCACAATCAGGGCAAGAAATTTCCTGAAAGGATATGAAGTTTATGAAACCTCGTTCAGATATTCTATTGACGGGCAATACGGGTTTTCAGACTCAACAGGAGTTTTCAAAACTCAGGAATATGGAGTTAATACCAGTGTTTCCTTTCCTCAGATTTTCATTCCTACTCAATTAAGATTTAAATTCAAAGAATATGCTCCGAGAACAAAACTGCTTACCGGATATAATTTCGTAATGCGCCCAGAATATACGAGACAAACTATCAGGGGTGCATTGACATATAGCTGGATGCCTAGTATTTTTAAACAATACAATGTTTCTCCAATTGATATCAATATAATTAACTCTGTAAAGAGTACCAACTTCACAAATTACCTTGCTAAGCTAGATAGTTCCGGAAATAAACTAAGTGTCAGCTTCAGGCCTGCTTTTGTTACAAGCTTCAATGCCTATTTCGTCTATAATAACAGTGAATTTGGCAAGATCAAAAAATCAAAATATTTCAAGCCTTTTGTTGAAATCGGAGGATTAATTCCTGCGCTTTTAAGACAGACAGACTCTACTCTCTTTGGTTTGCAGTACTTTGAATTTATACGTCTAAATTCTGACCTGCGGTTTTATCGTCCTGTGGGCAAAACCAATGTAATTGCCACCCGAATAAATGCCGGCATTGCCCGACCTTTCGGGAATTCAGCAAAAAATGGAAATTTTGTTTTACCATATGAAAAATATTTCTTTGCTGGAGGAAGCAATAGCATCCGAGCCTGGAGACCTCGCCGACTTGGCCCCGGCTCCTATAAAGATCCTATAAACGGTTACAAATTTGAACAACCCGGAGAAATTTTACTTGAAGCAAGCTTAGAATATCGATTTAATATTTTCAGCTTTTTTGATGGAGCAGTTTTTGCAGATGCCGGAAACACATGGACATTTAACTATGACGAAACGAGACCCGGAAGCCAGTTTAAATTTGATTCTTTTTACAAACAAATCGCTTTATGTATTGGCTATGGTATCAGACTCAACTTTTCCTTCCTGATACTCAGATTTGATATTGGATCGAAAATCTACGATCCTGGAGAACCTGAAGGAAAAAGGTTTATTGCACAAAAATTAATAAAATATCCTCCATTTGGAATTGCAAGTCAGACAGCTCTTAACATTGGTATTGGTTATCCATTCTAG
- the hemF gene encoding oxygen-dependent coproporphyrinogen oxidase: MNRTEIEGFFKGLQERITTALEECDGKAFFEEDIWTRAEGGGGRSRVIQNGNVFAKGGVNFSAVWGPAPEKITKALQVNGNEFYATGVSIVIHPQSPMVPIIHMNVRYFEMNDGTWWFGGGIDLTPHYINSEDAIYFHKNLKEVCDRYHSSYYPQFKEWADNYFFIPHRNETRGIGGIFFDRLSEDREKGISKEDRFAFVKAVGNLFAPLYIEIVNRNKEKHYSEVEKKWQSLRRSRYVEFNLVYDKGTKFGLDTNGRTESILMSMPPSANWEYNYSPPEGSREAETTSLLRKGINWAYNK; the protein is encoded by the coding sequence ATGAATAGAACAGAAATAGAAGGCTTCTTTAAAGGGTTGCAAGAAAGGATAACTACAGCATTGGAAGAATGTGACGGTAAAGCATTCTTTGAAGAAGATATTTGGACAAGAGCTGAAGGCGGAGGCGGCAGAAGCAGAGTAATTCAAAATGGAAATGTCTTTGCTAAAGGAGGAGTTAATTTTTCTGCAGTATGGGGGCCAGCTCCAGAAAAAATCACGAAAGCTCTGCAAGTAAATGGGAATGAGTTTTATGCTACCGGAGTTTCTATTGTAATTCACCCACAATCTCCTATGGTACCTATTATCCATATGAATGTAAGGTACTTTGAAATGAATGATGGGACCTGGTGGTTTGGAGGAGGGATTGATCTTACCCCCCACTACATCAACTCTGAAGATGCAATATATTTCCATAAAAATCTAAAAGAGGTTTGTGACCGCTATCATTCATCATATTATCCTCAATTCAAAGAGTGGGCAGACAACTATTTCTTCATCCCTCACAGAAATGAAACCAGAGGAATAGGAGGTATCTTCTTTGATCGCCTTTCAGAAGACCGGGAAAAAGGAATTTCGAAAGAAGACAGGTTTGCATTTGTTAAAGCTGTTGGAAATCTTTTTGCTCCTTTGTACATAGAAATTGTAAATAGGAACAAAGAAAAACATTACTCTGAAGTTGAAAAAAAATGGCAAAGCCTTAGACGCAGCAGATATGTAGAATTCAATCTTGTGTATGATAAAGGAACCAAATTCGGACTTGACACCAATGGTAGGACTGAATCTATCCTTATGAGCATGCCCCCATCTGCAAATTGGGAATATAATTATTCCCCTCCAGAAGGAAGCAGAGAAGCTGAAACAACTTCCCTGCTTAGAAAAGGTATCAATTGGGCATATAATAAATAA
- a CDS encoding phosphatase PAP2 family protein, translated as MLETLDKWDKALMVYLNTLHSPALDGTMIFLSAKAVWIPLYLLIIGIIIKIYRKKSIVVILIIISLIGATDFITSSIIKPLAKRERPCHDKEIQSTLYVPIGCGGTYGFVSSHSANTFALATILLLISRKKIWALLYLWAFSVAYSRIYLGVHYPGDIVCGAFIGIILGLLFFMLYKKLNKESHRSTTTN; from the coding sequence ATGCTGGAAACATTAGACAAGTGGGATAAAGCTTTAATGGTTTATCTCAATACCCTTCACTCTCCCGCACTTGATGGTACAATGATCTTCCTTTCAGCCAAAGCTGTCTGGATACCATTGTATTTACTTATTATTGGAATCATAATTAAGATCTACAGAAAAAAATCCATAGTTGTCATTTTAATCATTATTTCACTAATCGGTGCAACGGATTTCATTACGTCATCTATAATAAAACCTCTTGCTAAAAGAGAAAGGCCTTGCCATGACAAGGAAATTCAATCAACACTTTATGTCCCAATTGGCTGTGGAGGAACATACGGATTTGTCTCTTCCCATTCCGCCAACACATTTGCTTTGGCAACAATTTTATTGCTTATTTCCAGAAAAAAAATCTGGGCATTGCTCTATTTATGGGCTTTTTCAGTTGCTTACAGCCGCATATATCTCGGGGTTCATTATCCGGGAGATATTGTGTGCGGAGCTTTTATTGGTATTATCCTTGGCCTCCTATTCTTCATGCTTTATAAGAAACTGAATAAAGAAAGCCACAGGTCAACTACAACAAATTAA
- a CDS encoding LytR/AlgR family response regulator transcription factor, with translation MDCLIVDDEEMSRNMVQHFVQQTDSLKLVGVCTSGIEAANVLSKTKVDILFLDVEMPEMSGYELIKSLDDPPLVVLITSKKDHAAEAFEYKVVDYLLKPLTYARFLIAVGKVKEMLEMQQIRLTNRNELYVRSEQRFVKINLADILYIEALADYIMIFTSNNNKYIVHSTMKGFQARLPKENFARVHRSYIVNTDKIEAIENLFILINNKQIPIGASYKDEFMGRLNLL, from the coding sequence ATGGATTGCTTAATTGTCGATGATGAAGAAATGTCCAGAAATATGGTCCAGCATTTCGTTCAGCAAACAGATTCCTTAAAGCTCGTTGGTGTTTGCACTAGTGGAATTGAAGCTGCAAATGTTTTAAGTAAAACAAAAGTAGATATTCTATTCCTGGATGTGGAAATGCCCGAGATGTCTGGGTATGAACTTATTAAATCACTTGATGATCCTCCGTTGGTTGTGCTGATTACTTCTAAGAAAGATCATGCAGCAGAGGCATTTGAATATAAAGTTGTAGATTATTTGCTAAAGCCTCTTACTTATGCAAGATTTCTAATTGCAGTAGGAAAGGTAAAGGAAATGCTGGAAATGCAGCAGATTCGTCTTACCAATAGAAATGAGCTATATGTTCGAAGCGAGCAGAGGTTTGTGAAAATCAATCTGGCAGATATCCTTTATATTGAAGCATTGGCTGATTATATAATGATCTTCACTTCAAATAACAATAAATACATTGTCCACTCTACTATGAAGGGATTCCAGGCTAGGCTGCCTAAAGAAAACTTCGCGAGGGTACATAGATCATATATTGTCAATACTGATAAAATTGAGGCAATAGAAAATCTTTTCATTCTCATCAATAACAAGCAGATTCCTATTGGTGCTTCTTATAAAGATGAATTTATGGGGCGACTTAATTTGTTGTAG
- a CDS encoding riboflavin synthase — MFTGIIETLGRVISVEALQGNLRFKIEANFANDLRPDESVSHNGVCLTVTNVNRQNNTFDVTAIEETLNKTNLGTLKQGDFVNLERAMPASGRFDGHIVQGHVDQTGICQEVLNHNGSWLYTFEFDPSKNGIVVEKGSICVNGISLTVVNAGKSSFSVAIIPYTFEHTNIKFVEKGAIVNLEFDILGKYIQKILADRFS; from the coding sequence ATGTTTACTGGAATTATTGAAACGTTGGGACGGGTTATTTCCGTAGAAGCCTTACAAGGAAATCTCAGGTTCAAAATTGAAGCTAATTTTGCAAATGATCTGAGACCTGATGAAAGTGTCTCCCATAATGGAGTTTGCCTTACCGTCACAAATGTCAATAGACAAAATAATACTTTTGACGTAACAGCTATTGAGGAAACCTTAAATAAAACTAATCTGGGAACTCTTAAGCAGGGTGATTTTGTAAATCTGGAAAGGGCAATGCCTGCCTCCGGTCGTTTTGATGGCCATATAGTACAAGGTCATGTAGATCAAACAGGTATTTGCCAGGAGGTTCTTAATCATAATGGAAGTTGGTTATATACATTTGAATTTGATCCTTCTAAAAATGGAATCGTTGTAGAAAAAGGTTCTATTTGTGTAAATGGGATAAGTTTAACTGTTGTAAATGCTGGAAAAAGTTCTTTTTCAGTTGCCATCATTCCTTATACATTTGAACATACCAATATTAAATTTGTTGAAAAAGGGGCTATAGTGAATCTGGAGTTTGATATTTTAGGAAAATATATTCAAAAAATACTTGCAGACAGGTTTTCTTAG
- a CDS encoding sugar transferase: MKKKYHIFSYVTLDFLAAVIAWLLFFFLRKYILDESGRQFTMLLIRNSLIIGTYWVVFYAFFGFYRDIYQKSRVKEVLLLLTTTFLGCVLVFFILFLDDAGVNRYTAYYKTFFTYFLTEFTLTTFFRVALITRIKKLIKNKKLSFKGIIIGSDKRAKDILLEVQKNASVIGIDVIGFVRVHQENGKEMEQDLTFLGSYTSLSTIISENKIEHVIIAVEPNEHDRISEILGLLTGKKIRISIIPDVYHLLLGSVKIHQVFGVPLIEINQDLIPLWQKIVKRGVDIVAAVIVLTLGFPFLLFVSLMTKYSSKGPIFYLQERIGKDGKPFKIIKFRSMYVNSEMMGPALSSSDDARITPWGKFMRKTRIDEFPQFFNVLIGEMSLVGPRPERHYFIDQIVKHAPHYIHLHRVRPGITSLGQVKFGYAENVDQMVKRLKYDILYIENMSLAMDFRIILYTVLIMIQGRGK; this comes from the coding sequence TTGAAAAAAAAATACCATATCTTTAGCTATGTTACATTAGATTTTTTAGCGGCTGTGATAGCCTGGCTACTTTTTTTCTTTTTGAGAAAATATATACTGGATGAAAGTGGCAGGCAGTTTACTATGCTTTTAATCAGAAATTCATTGATTATAGGTACTTATTGGGTGGTATTTTATGCTTTTTTTGGATTTTATAGAGATATATATCAGAAATCAAGGGTAAAAGAAGTTTTACTTTTACTAACAACTACATTTTTAGGTTGTGTTTTAGTCTTTTTTATTCTCTTTTTAGACGATGCTGGGGTCAATCGGTATACAGCTTACTATAAAACTTTCTTCACATATTTCTTAACAGAATTTACGCTTACTACTTTTTTCAGGGTTGCTTTAATCACCAGAATAAAAAAACTTATAAAAAATAAGAAACTGAGTTTTAAAGGTATTATAATTGGCTCAGACAAGCGAGCTAAAGATATACTTCTTGAAGTTCAGAAAAATGCATCTGTAATTGGGATTGATGTAATTGGATTTGTAAGAGTTCATCAGGAGAACGGGAAGGAAATGGAGCAGGATTTGACATTCTTGGGGAGCTATACATCCCTGAGTACCATAATTTCTGAAAATAAAATAGAGCATGTAATTATTGCTGTAGAGCCTAATGAACATGATAGGATCTCTGAAATTTTAGGACTTTTAACAGGTAAAAAAATAAGAATTAGTATTATTCCGGATGTGTATCATTTGCTATTAGGTTCTGTGAAAATACATCAGGTTTTCGGAGTTCCTTTGATTGAGATCAATCAGGATCTTATTCCTTTATGGCAGAAAATTGTGAAGAGGGGGGTAGATATTGTGGCGGCCGTTATTGTGCTGACTTTAGGTTTTCCATTTTTGTTGTTTGTTTCTCTTATGACAAAATACTCCTCTAAGGGGCCAATATTTTATTTGCAGGAGAGAATTGGTAAAGATGGTAAGCCTTTTAAAATTATTAAATTCAGAAGTATGTATGTGAATTCTGAAATGATGGGGCCAGCCTTATCTTCTTCAGATGATGCTAGAATTACTCCCTGGGGAAAATTTATGAGGAAAACCAGGATAGATGAGTTTCCTCAATTTTTTAATGTGTTAATTGGTGAAATGTCTTTGGTTGGACCAAGGCCTGAAAGGCATTATTTTATTGACCAGATAGTAAAACACGCACCACATTACATTCATTTGCACAGAGTACGTCCGGGAATAACTTCTCTAGGTCAGGTGAAATTTGGATATGCTGAAAATGTGGATCAAATGGTTAAAAGACTGAAATACGATATTTTGTATATTGAAAATATGTCTCTGGCAATGGATTTCAGAATTATACTTTACACTGTTCTCATTATGATTCAGGGCAGAGGAAAATAA